GCGCAGACAGCGAGTATTACGGCAGTGTTGAAGACCGGTACGAATCCGGCGCATCTTCAGGTACAACGTACAATTATAATTATTACTATCCGGATTATGCATTCGACCCCTGGTGGTCACGGTCATGGTGGTATGAACCGGTCGGATGGTATGGACCCTACCGGGATGTGTGGGTAGGACCTATCTGGCCGCGATGGTATGCCAGTGTCGGATATCGCGGTTATGGCTGGGGCTGGGACGTCGGCTGGGGATGGGATGGAGGCTGGGGCTATGATCCGTGGTTCTATGATCCATGGTACTACGGCGGGGGTTACTATGGCGGAGGTTATTATTGGGGCGGTTATCCGTACTATGCCTATGATTACGGGTATCATCACGGGCACGGCGGCGGTCATTACTACGATGATTACGGCCGTGATAACCAACCGGGACCGAAAATGCTGAGGCAGGACAGGCTTGCCGGATTCGGAACCGGCGGACACACGACAGGGTCGGGTGTTTTGGTGAATGACAGCTCTTCCAAGACAGCCACAGGAGCCAACAGTGATTTGAGAACGACAAAACGCCGTGAATTCATGAGCGAAGGTCTCTCCACTGCAACATCCCGCAGATCGTCATCAACCGGCGGGGAGACTGTCTCGAAAGGCGCTTCGGATGTTTCGTCAAAGACCGATCGTTCCGGCACAACATCGACACCTCAGAAATCCCGTGAAACCTCATCGGGCACAACGACCACGAGACGTGAGAAGACACCGGCTTCAACAGGTAAGGATTCGGGTCTTTCGACATCACGGCGTACGAAAACCAGCACGACAACCGATAAAAAAAGTCCTCTGATATATTCGCCGCCGTCGAACTCAAATGAAACGATATCAAAACCTGCGTCAAGATCGGACAATTCATCGAGCGAAAGTTCAAACTCGACCGGAAAGACAGTTATACGGCAGAATGACCTTCGCCCGCGCACCAGGACATTCATAATAAGCAGCCAGTCGGCGAGAGAGAGTCAGTCCGCCTCTGAAAGCCGGAGCAGCGTATCGAAAAATTCGGGCACTTCGTCTTCATCTTCATCGAGACAGAGTTCTTCGGACAGTTACCAGAGTACCCCGTCGCGGTCGAGTAATTCAAGCAGCTCAGGCAGCTACCAGAGCACTCCATCACGGTCGGGCAGTTCAAGCAGCTCGTCTTCACGTTCAGGTTCATCGGGCAGCTCCGGAGTTTCGAGCGGTTCGTCTTCACGTTCAAGCTCGGGTTCGTCGAGCTCAGGTTCAGGTCGTTCAAGTTCAGGGTCAGGCCGGTCGAGCTCGGGTTCGAGCCGGTCATCAGGCTCCAGCACCAGCAGGAGGAATAAATAATGAAACCGGCATTTCTGGTTGAACGTATACATGGAATCACTCGGATTCTCGTTGTCACCATCCTTGCAGGAATGGCATATCCCGCACATGCGCAGGAGGTATCGGTGGACAACGATTCGGGCGTCGGGGCACGGGCAATGGGGATGGGCGGTGCGAACATCGCTGCCGCAAACGATCTCTCGGCGGTACTGTACAATCCCGCCGCGCTCGCCCGCCTCGATAAGATCGAGGTGCAGCTCGGAATCAATACACTGAAGCGCGATGTCAAGACAACCCTTAAAAGTTCGACGGAACCCGATGGTACCGCTGACACTAAAACCGATTATTCGGGCCTCGGTTCGATAGGACTTGTCTACCCGGTCCCGACTGCCAGGGGCAGCCTTGTATTCGCCGTGGCCTACAACCATGTCAAGGATTTCGAAAACCGTCTCAGGATCGACGGGTACAACGATACACTCGAAGGATTTCAGACAGGCGAATCGGTCGAGGAAGGCGGCATGGGCATACTGTCGCTCGCGGGAGCGCTCGATGTATCGCCCCAGGTTTCGTTCGGCGCATCGTTCGATATATGGACGGGGTCGTACAAGCGTGACAACCACCTGCTTCTCAACGATTACCGCACCGGTTCCCAATGGTCGCAGCTTGACATCACCGGTGTGGACGATGATATATCCGCATGGAGCTTCAAGCCGTCCGTTCTCTACCATGACAGGAATTTCAGGCTCGGCGCGTTTTTGAGGTTTCCCATGCAGTTCCACATCACCGAGCGCAATTACCTCGAATGGTACAGCCGCGGCGATGGCGAATACTTCAAACTGTACGAAATCATCGATCCGACATCGGACTTTACCGACGATGCGTATATCGACCATATGAGCTACACCATCAAGGCGCCGATGCAGTTCGGTTTCGGTCTTTCATGGACTGCGCTGAGAAAAACCACGCTCGGGTTCGATTTCTCGTACGAAAACTGGAAACAGGCCAAGCTCGATTATCCGTCGGACTACCTGTCCGATCCCAATTACTTCCGTGACAGGTACCGCTCGTCCATGAGCTGGAGAATCGGCCTCGAACAGCGTCTCCCGTTCTGGGATATGTTCGGACGGGTGGGGTATTTACGGCAGCCGGTGCTCTTCAAGGGTCCACGGTCATACGACGAGGGCGCTCCGGCGATCACGGTTGACAACGAGCGCGACTTTATTACCTTCGGGCTCGGCAAGCAGTTCGAAGATGCGCTGTCTGTCGATGCCGCCGTTGCATACGGATTCTGGTCTCAGAAGGAGGAGCCGCGCAAGGACGAGGAAACCCAGACACGGTTCTATGTATCGGTAACGTACCGGACGCCGAAAATATTCCGATAACCGTTTGACATGGCCTTATACCAATTTGCATTCGTATAGATAAATACCATGGGTAAATGATGATAGATACCGAAACAAGTTCGGCATGACAACGTGATCGTATCCATGTCACCCTGAACTTGTTTCAGGGTCTATACCATAAAAAATGACGTTTGAATCATACCGATAAACTCAACATAGTGTCACAGGGATATTCACCTTGAAATGAATGGTTTCATTAACCGGGGCAGGTTCCTTATGAGACATGGCGCTTTAAAATTACAGAAGGTTGAGCAATCTTCACGGCTGTATGTACTTGTCATGTTTGCCGTAGTGTTTTTTACAGCTTCCGGGGTTTATGCCCAGAACGATTCGATGCGGCCGGGGGTTGTACGGGACTCTCCGGGAAGTCAAAACATCAAAGGCTCGGTCGTGCTTGTTCCGGTAAGATCCTCCCAGACAGGCTCTGACAATACGAATATTCTCAAAGGACTTTCCGAGGGAATAATCAAATACACCGATATCAACACATCTATCGACCAGTCCATTAACTTCGACTCTCCCCGTCTCCTGAAATACCCGTTCGTCTATTTAAACACAGGGCAGGGGTTCGAGCTTCTCGACAGCGAGAAGGCAAATTTGAAGAATTACCTGTCATCCGGCGGTTTCATCGTCCTTGAGTTCGATTACAAGGCTTTCTCCGGACTGAAAAAGAACCTTCCCGAAAACGCCCGTCTCAAACAGATTCCTCCCGACCATAAAATCTACCGTTCCTTTTTCAATATCGAGCAGAGCATTTTTGACGGCGACATGGGAGAACGACGGTCCGGGCAGCTTATGACGGGGCCCTATCTTACCGGAATATGGCTCGATGACGTGCTCGTCGGTATCTATTCCGATAAAAAGCTGGGAAACGAGTGGGAACGGTACTGGGAAAGAAGAACCGGCGACGGGTCACGGATGAGGCTCGGAGTCAACCTGGTCGTCTATGCTCTCTCACGGTGACCGGGTTTCAGTTCCGGGACTACGCCGATTCGTGAATATCCCGCATGGTGGTTAAAATGCTCAGTGTTACAACAAACACCTTGACAAGGCTCCATGGTTTTGTCATCATTCTTCTTGCCGTTGCCCGGGCTCATATCACCGGCAGCGACACATTCGTGGAAAAAGGCCCTCCGAAAAATACAACCGTTATTCACGATACGCTGAAACGGGATACAGACCTCGTGCGACAGATAAACGCTTTTGATGCGGGACTCATTGCCCTCGGCGCAGCATTGAACGTCTCGATCGGATATCTCGTAAATCTGCTCAAACTGCCGATTTACCTCGATTCCATTGGGACGGTGTTTGTGGCTGCGCTCTGCGGATGGCGTTATGGGGCGATTGTCGGCCTGGCTGCTCTTGTCGTTCTGTCGGTCACCGCCATTCCCACCTCGATGGCGTACGCGGGCACAGCCATTGTCATCGCGTTGATATCTTCCGGCCTGGCACGGTTCGGGTTTCTCAAGAATATCCGTGCGACCATTATCGGCGGGCTCATCCTGGGGCTCGGAGCAGCCGCTGCCTCCGCTCCGGTAACCACGCTCGTGTACGGCGGGGTATCGATTGCAGGTTCCGATGCCATAACGGCGCTGTTCAGGGCAATGGGGTATCCCCTCTGGAAGAGCGTCATCTTCGGGAAGCTCCTCATAGACCCGCTCGACAAGCTTGTCACGGCGCTCATCTGTTTTTCTCTCGTTCAGTCGCTCCCTCCCCGCATGCTCGAACGCCTTACTCGTAAATGAGAGCCTGGCACGGCCATGAATTCCTCATCGGGAACATTTCTCCATCCATCCGCACATCTGCTGATAGCACTGGAAATCATGATTTTCTCAATCGCCCTTCCGACATTCCCGGGAACGGGGCTTCTCCTTGTTTTCTTCACGGTATCGGTGGTCATTCCCTCACGCACCGAATTCCGTCTTACCCTTAAATTCCTCAGGATTCTCGCTATTGGAGCTCTGTTCCTGTTTCTCATTCATGGTGTCACCTGGGAACACCCGGGATTTTCGTATCAGGGAATACTGACCGGCATGGAAAGCCTCACCCGTATCGCGGCTCCGGTCGTCTCCGTGATTTACCTCTCGCGGCGGATACGATCCGAGGAGCTGTTTGCCATGCTCATCGACTACAGGGTGCCGCCTTCGGTCATTCTCATTCTTTTCAGAACCATATGGCTCGTGCCGAGGCTTACCGAACGCATGGACGAGGTCGTCACAGCGCAGAAACTGCGGGGCATGCGCGCGGAAACAACGATGCAGCGGATACGGGCGCTCATTCCCACGCTCAATCCCATTTTTTCATCCATGCTCAGCGAGATTTCGATGAATTCGCTCATCATATCCTCACGGGGGTTCATCGCTCCGGGGGAAAAGACCCATCTTGTCCCGCTCAGGTTCCGTCCGGCGGACGCCGCCGCAATCGCGCTCGTAACCTTTGTGCTCGGGGTGCTCTGGTGCTGAAAACGGACAATCTCACGCTTCATCTCCCGGAAAACGGGCCGGCTGTGTTCGATGGTGTCTCCTTCGAGCTCAACAAGGGCGAAATCGGATTCATTTCGGGACCTCCGGGATCGGGGAAAACCGCGCTGGGACTGACCCTGTGCGGATACCTCCCGCTCTGGGCGGGATCATGGAGGCTCGATGGCGGAATCGAACTGTTCGGGCAGCCGGTCGGGCAGGGTGCGCCCGCGCCCGAGACAGGGCTCATCCTCGAAAATCCCTACTCCCAGCTTTCGGGACTCAAGCGTAATGTCGTCCACGAGCTCGCTTTTCCGCTCGAATGCCGCGGCGTCGACCCGGCGGACATGCCCTCCATCATCGACCGGTACGCTGTAAAACTCGGAGTCGGACACCTCCTCGAACGGAACATCCGCACTCTTTCCGGCGGCGAGCTCCAGCGTGTCCTCGTTGCAGGCGCTCTCATGACGAGCCCCCGTTTTCTCTTCCTCGACCGTCCGCTCACCGAAATCGATACCGGTTTCCGGCCCCTTCTCATGGAGATCATCCGCGCTCATACGCATGAAAACGGCGGTATCGCCCTTATCGCTGAGGACCCCTGGCTCTTTCCCGCCGGTCAGTACGACACCGAAATAAGCCTCGGCGCCCCGGTCGATTCTCTATCACATGAAAATGTCCGCCACAAACACGTTTCCCGCCATGAAACGTCATCAACAGAAGGCGCAGCCGCCCTTACCGTCGAGGGGCTTTCGTTCGCCTACAGGGACGGCAGGCCGGTGCTCCGCGATCTCTCATTCTCCCTCGGAAAAGGCGCTGTCGCCCTCGTGAGCGGGCCGAACGGATCGGGAAAAACCACGCTTGCAAAGCTCATCGCAGGCATTCTCTCCCCGGACAAGGGCGCCATTGTGCTCAACGGCCGCTCCGTTTCGGCAATGAAGGACTGGGAAATCATGTCCGCTGTGGGGCTCTCGCTCCAGAATCCCGGCCTTCACCTCTGCAGGAAAACGGTGGCGGAAGAGCTCGAGCTCGCGGTGAAATGGGGCAACGCGCCGGGGAAATACATCGAAATCCTCGGGCTGGAGCGTCTTTCGGGCACTCATCCGCTCGAACTGAGCCAGGCGGAGAAAAAACGTCTCGGCATGGCCCTCGCATGCGGAGAAAAACGCACGGTGCTCCTGCTCGATGAACCGACCCAGTATCAGGACAGCGAGGGTTTCAGCCGTATGGTCGAGGCGATAGACGCGTTCACCGATGGCGGTGGCGCAGTCCTTGTCATCACCCATGACCCGCGGATGTTCGGGGCATTTCCAGAGGCGGGGATTATTAATCTGGGATAAAGATAGGCAGAAGGCACAAGGCACAAGGCACAAGGGGAAAAGAGACAGAAGGACAAAGAGACAAAGTGGGTGACATCGAAAGGAGTCCCGCATGGACTTTTCGGTAATAGCCTGTCCCCAGCCTGATCGGGGATTCAATGACGGGCGGATTCTTTTTTTTTGATCCCCCCGGCTTAGCTCAGCTTCGTTAGAGAGACAGTGCGACGCTGCGCAGCCCGGAATACTCCCTTAATTTGCACGACTGCCCTGCGCTGATCGAAGCGGTCGGCAGCTTGCGGTTGTCCGGCATCCGGCCACTGAAATACAAATGTATTTGTGTCCTCAAAGGCACCTTGTCCGTAAACTCATTCTTTGGTTACCGGATGCTTATTGCCAAAGGTAATCAATTCAACCGGAGCCCCATTGTGAATGATCATCGCAGCACGGACACCGTCTGAAGGAGAACCGGACGGAAAGATTACTTCCCTGCCTCGAAGGGCTTCATCAAGATCGTCAACTTCAAACGCTATGTGCGGCACAGTCCGAATAATCTCAGGCAAAGGGCTGCCCGGCTCGAAACGCATCCATTCAATACCATACGGACTGCTGCTGAAACCCGAAACGTACATTTTGTATCGGGCAATGTATTTCTCATCGTTACGGGGAATTTCGGTAGGCACGCCAATGTGATGGTATCGCCAGCCCAGTTTTGCTACTGCTGCCGGTGGTTCATCGTCACGTCGGTGTTCTTCTGATTTTGTTTCATACTCGGAATCTGACATGTCAACCATTTGTCTCCCTCGGCGCACAAACAGCACAATTTAAGTATTGGTCAAGAAGATTAAGCAACTCACCAGACGCCAGACTTGAATGTACAGGTGCTCAACATTGGATTATCCGGTTATCCAGTTTGATAAGCTAACAGCATTAATCCCCCTCGGCTTCGCCGTATCCCCCTTATAAAACAAAGGGGGACGAAAATGTCCCCAAAGCCGCTCCCCCCTTAACAAGGTGGGATACCGCAGGCAGGGGGGATCACATGCTACCGAAAAAATTGTCGATTCTTATTAAAAAGTTTTTTGGCTTATCAAACCGGATAACCGGATTGTTATTGATTCAAATGCAGCTGCGGGTGCCGTAAAACCCCTCGAAACAAGTCTCTCAGTTTATCCCTGCTCAGAATATATAATATGTATTGAAAAAATGAAATTTCTCCCCCTGTCAAGAGAAATATGTTCAGCATGCGATCCCGTATTCTTCCTTCCACAAACCATAGACCATAAACCACAAACCAATTAATCTGACACTGTCTTTCCCCTTCTGCCTTCTGCCTTGTGCCTTATCCCTCGCTTTTCCTCACTCCCCCTTTTCGAGCAGGTAATTCTTGAAAAAGTCGAGGTCCCTGACCTCGATTCTGATGCCGGTAAGGAGGCCGAAGCGGTTCTCGTCGCGGTCTTCTTCGGGAGTGCATCCCATTGCCCGGAGCATCTCGTCATCGAGGTCCTTCACGGGGGCATGGTAGATCACCTCGATGATTCCGTCAAGGTCGCCGTTGAACAGGGGAAGAGTCACCGTCTCGCGTTTCATGCCGCCGGAATCATGCACGATCTCCATGAGGTCGGCGGAAAACGATCCGAGGCCGTGCTTGAGCCACTCGGTGGGACCGATGAATGTCCTGCAGGTCGTTCGAGTCCCGTCCTTTCCGAGCACCACGATGCCGAGCCTGATGCGGCAGGCGATGAGGCGGATCATGAGGCGGGCGATGGTGTCGGCGGGAGAACGGCCGTACCCCTGCGCCGGAGGTTCGAAATAGAGACGGGTTTTCCAGAGCACGTTCATGAGGAACCAGGTCATTGCCTCGTGACGGGCGCTCACCATTTCCTCGAAATGCTCGATGGGAATGACAAACACCTCGGCATCGGTTGCGGGGCGGACGTTTTTGCTCTTGATGTAGAACGGATGCACCGCTGTCTTGGAATTTTCGGGATCGACGCTGTCACGGAGTATATGGCGCGGATATGCCATGGCCCAGTTGAGCGCCGGCCCGCTCGCCCAGGCGCCGTAGGTCATGTTGAACCGCGGCGGGAGCTTTGCCTTCCAGAGCTTCGGGCTGCCGAGAATGGAGAGCGGAACCTCGAACTCACCGAAAATGTCGCCGGGTTTGAGAATGAGCTCCTCGATGAGGAACTCGCCGCTTGTCCTTGTATAGAACACACGGCCGATTGCCACGACGCCGCTTTTCACGACATAGATGCTCGATGGATTCCATGCGCTCCTGTGCTCGACATCGGTGATGGGCGGAATGATGTAGGTGACACGGTCGGGGTCGTACAGTCCGGGCGCCGAATACGCTTTCACCTCCATGCGGTCGATATGCTCGTGAACAATGGCGGTGAACCGCTCCCTGAGGTCTTCGTAGGTCCGTCCTCCGGGAACAAAGGGGGGCACATTGAACGTTTCGGAATCATGGTTTTTCACTGTTCGGCTCCCTGCGGGCAATGAAAGCGAGCGCCGAAGGCGCATTGGCAATCCGCGGCCA
Above is a genomic segment from bacterium containing:
- a CDS encoding outer membrane protein transport protein, encoding MKPAFLVERIHGITRILVVTILAGMAYPAHAQEVSVDNDSGVGARAMGMGGANIAAANDLSAVLYNPAALARLDKIEVQLGINTLKRDVKTTLKSSTEPDGTADTKTDYSGLGSIGLVYPVPTARGSLVFAVAYNHVKDFENRLRIDGYNDTLEGFQTGESVEEGGMGILSLAGALDVSPQVSFGASFDIWTGSYKRDNHLLLNDYRTGSQWSQLDITGVDDDISAWSFKPSVLYHDRNFRLGAFLRFPMQFHITERNYLEWYSRGDGEYFKLYEIIDPTSDFTDDAYIDHMSYTIKAPMQFGFGLSWTALRKTTLGFDFSYENWKQAKLDYPSDYLSDPNYFRDRYRSSMSWRIGLEQRLPFWDMFGRVGYLRQPVLFKGPRSYDEGAPAITVDNERDFITFGLGKQFEDALSVDAAVAYGFWSQKEEPRKDEETQTRFYVSVTYRTPKIFR
- a CDS encoding DUF4159 domain-containing protein translates to MRHGALKLQKVEQSSRLYVLVMFAVVFFTASGVYAQNDSMRPGVVRDSPGSQNIKGSVVLVPVRSSQTGSDNTNILKGLSEGIIKYTDINTSIDQSINFDSPRLLKYPFVYLNTGQGFELLDSEKANLKNYLSSGGFIVLEFDYKAFSGLKKNLPENARLKQIPPDHKIYRSFFNIEQSIFDGDMGERRSGQLMTGPYLTGIWLDDVLVGIYSDKKLGNEWERYWERRTGDGSRMRLGVNLVVYALSR
- a CDS encoding ECF transporter S component, yielding MLSVTTNTLTRLHGFVIILLAVARAHITGSDTFVEKGPPKNTTVIHDTLKRDTDLVRQINAFDAGLIALGAALNVSIGYLVNLLKLPIYLDSIGTVFVAALCGWRYGAIVGLAALVVLSVTAIPTSMAYAGTAIVIALISSGLARFGFLKNIRATIIGGLILGLGAAAASAPVTTLVYGGVSIAGSDAITALFRAMGYPLWKSVIFGKLLIDPLDKLVTALICFSLVQSLPPRMLERLTRK
- a CDS encoding energy-coupling factor transporter transmembrane protein EcfT, which produces MNSSSGTFLHPSAHLLIALEIMIFSIALPTFPGTGLLLVFFTVSVVIPSRTEFRLTLKFLRILAIGALFLFLIHGVTWEHPGFSYQGILTGMESLTRIAAPVVSVIYLSRRIRSEELFAMLIDYRVPPSVILILFRTIWLVPRLTERMDEVVTAQKLRGMRAETTMQRIRALIPTLNPIFSSMLSEISMNSLIISSRGFIAPGEKTHLVPLRFRPADAAAIALVTFVLGVLWC
- a CDS encoding ATP-binding cassette domain-containing protein — protein: MLKTDNLTLHLPENGPAVFDGVSFELNKGEIGFISGPPGSGKTALGLTLCGYLPLWAGSWRLDGGIELFGQPVGQGAPAPETGLILENPYSQLSGLKRNVVHELAFPLECRGVDPADMPSIIDRYAVKLGVGHLLERNIRTLSGGELQRVLVAGALMTSPRFLFLDRPLTEIDTGFRPLLMEIIRAHTHENGGIALIAEDPWLFPAGQYDTEISLGAPVDSLSHENVRHKHVSRHETSSTEGAAALTVEGLSFAYRDGRPVLRDLSFSLGKGAVALVSGPNGSGKTTLAKLIAGILSPDKGAIVLNGRSVSAMKDWEIMSAVGLSLQNPGLHLCRKTVAEELELAVKWGNAPGKYIEILGLERLSGTHPLELSQAEKKRLGMALACGEKRTVLLLDEPTQYQDSEGFSRMVEAIDAFTDGGGAVLVITHDPRMFGAFPEAGIINLG